One segment of Micromonospora sp. M71_S20 DNA contains the following:
- a CDS encoding LysR family transcriptional regulator has product MDIEAVRTFVAVVDAGQFQEAAVDLRITQQAVSKRVANLERDLGVTLFARTARGARLTLDGQAFLPHARELLRAAERAAASVRPGERALRVDVLNRRIAPAVALRDFHRAHPAIELDVVTLSDANAATAIEAVRAGEIDATFRAVPVPDRALPDGIVVERALDDPLQLLVGPSHPLAAARSLTPADLAGHRIWIPGIRRGTEWAAYYDELTAAFDLRIDAIGPNFGTEALLDAIADSTDLATLVGTGDRYIWPATHDLRRIPLHGPTPVYPHSFVRRAGNRHPSLTALRRHLVAARRATVAEAWTPGWARPRA; this is encoded by the coding sequence GTGGACATCGAGGCCGTGCGCACCTTCGTCGCCGTCGTCGACGCGGGACAGTTCCAGGAAGCCGCCGTCGACCTGCGGATCACGCAGCAGGCCGTCTCCAAGCGCGTCGCCAACCTCGAACGCGACCTTGGCGTCACCCTCTTCGCCCGTACCGCCCGCGGCGCCCGGCTCACCCTCGACGGGCAGGCGTTCCTTCCGCACGCCCGCGAACTGCTCCGAGCGGCCGAACGGGCTGCCGCCTCGGTCCGGCCGGGCGAACGCGCGCTGCGCGTGGACGTCCTGAACCGCCGCATCGCCCCGGCCGTGGCACTGCGGGACTTCCACCGGGCGCACCCGGCGATCGAGTTGGACGTCGTCACGCTGTCGGACGCCAACGCCGCGACGGCCATCGAGGCGGTCCGCGCCGGGGAGATCGACGCGACCTTCCGGGCCGTGCCCGTACCGGACCGCGCGCTACCCGACGGAATCGTGGTCGAACGGGCCCTGGACGACCCGCTGCAACTGCTCGTCGGGCCGTCCCACCCGCTCGCCGCCGCCCGGTCGCTGACCCCGGCCGACCTGGCCGGGCACCGCATCTGGATCCCGGGCATCCGGCGGGGCACCGAGTGGGCCGCCTACTACGACGAGCTCACCGCAGCCTTCGACCTGAGGATCGACGCGATCGGCCCGAACTTCGGCACCGAGGCGCTGCTCGACGCGATCGCCGACTCCACCGACCTGGCGACCCTCGTGGGCACCGGCGACCGGTACATCTGGCCGGCCACCCATGACCTGCGCCGCATCCCGCTGCACGGCCCGACGCCGGTCTACCCCCACTCGTTCGTACGCCGCGCGGGCAACCGGCACCCCAGCCTCACCGCCCTTCGCCGGCACCTGGTGGCGGCGCGGAGGGCCACCGTGGCCGAGGCCTGGACGCCGGGCTGGGCCCGCCCGCGCGCCTGA
- a CDS encoding MFS transporter: MPQRLGRSFGWLWSAYAASTVGTWLGFGAFPLIAIQVLDAGPAAVSALAAAGLAVGAVLALPLGPWVERQRRKPVMVATDVVRFAALLSIPVAFGLGVLSYTQLLVVSVLGAAANIAFSSASGAFVKSVVRPEQLLVANGRFESTTWTATAVGPTLGGAAVSLLGPVVTVIANAVGFLLSALAIGMIREHEPRPAHRTATRLRGADLVAGWRFILADRELRPMFANTVTVNALIMATEPLLAVLLLGDLGWPAWQYGLAFGLPCVGGFIGAQLAPRLAARHGRRRVLLVSGALRAVWPVGLFFVMSGTAGVVLVIAVELALITCMGVFNPLFATGRLERVPAERIGRVLVAWNVTGTGAIAVLTALWGVLAAVAGVRAAIGVAGVLLLATPLLLLRTGTRTPVGEPAQPTVGTAA; encoded by the coding sequence GTGCCGCAGCGGTTGGGACGGTCGTTCGGGTGGTTGTGGTCGGCGTACGCGGCGAGCACCGTGGGCACCTGGCTGGGGTTCGGGGCGTTCCCGCTGATCGCGATCCAGGTGCTCGACGCCGGCCCGGCCGCGGTCTCCGCCCTGGCCGCGGCGGGCCTGGCGGTGGGTGCGGTGCTGGCCCTCCCGCTTGGCCCGTGGGTCGAGCGGCAGCGCCGGAAGCCCGTCATGGTCGCCACGGACGTCGTCCGGTTCGCGGCTCTGCTGAGCATCCCGGTCGCGTTCGGACTCGGGGTGCTGAGCTACACCCAGTTGCTGGTCGTCTCCGTGCTGGGTGCGGCGGCGAACATCGCGTTCAGTTCCGCGAGCGGGGCCTTCGTCAAGTCCGTCGTGCGCCCCGAGCAGTTGCTGGTCGCCAACGGACGCTTCGAGTCGACCACCTGGACGGCCACCGCCGTGGGGCCGACCCTGGGCGGGGCCGCCGTCAGTCTGCTGGGGCCCGTCGTCACCGTCATCGCCAACGCGGTCGGCTTCCTGCTGTCGGCGCTCGCGATCGGCATGATCCGTGAGCACGAGCCGCGCCCGGCGCACCGGACGGCGACCCGGCTGCGCGGCGCGGACCTGGTGGCGGGGTGGCGGTTCATCCTCGCCGACCGTGAGCTGCGCCCGATGTTCGCGAACACCGTAACCGTCAACGCGCTGATCATGGCGACCGAGCCGCTGTTGGCCGTGCTGCTCCTGGGCGACCTGGGCTGGCCCGCCTGGCAGTACGGCCTGGCGTTCGGGCTCCCCTGCGTCGGCGGCTTCATCGGCGCCCAGCTCGCCCCGCGGCTGGCGGCCCGGCACGGACGCCGCCGGGTCCTGCTGGTCTCGGGCGCGCTGCGCGCGGTGTGGCCGGTCGGCCTGTTCTTCGTCATGTCGGGCACGGCCGGCGTCGTCCTGGTGATCGCCGTCGAGCTGGCGCTGATCACCTGCATGGGTGTGTTCAATCCGCTGTTCGCGACCGGGCGACTCGAGCGCGTACCGGCCGAGAGGATCGGCCGCGTACTGGTCGCCTGGAACGTCACGGGCACCGGGGCGATCGCGGTGCTGACCGCGCTGTGGGGCGTCCTCGCCGCGGTCGCCGGGGTACGCGCCGCGATCGGCGTCGCCGGCGTACTGCTCCTGGCCACCCCGCTCCTGCTCCTCCGCACGGGCACGAGGACGCCGGTCGGCGAACCCGCGCAGCCGACCGTGGGCACTGCGGCGTGA